Proteins found in one Mangifera indica cultivar Alphonso chromosome 15, CATAS_Mindica_2.1, whole genome shotgun sequence genomic segment:
- the LOC123197495 gene encoding LRR receptor-like serine/threonine-protein kinase GSO1: MGSKLFLFCLLVHFMDQTWVAAANTELRTLMDIKASLDPEGRHLSSWRINGEPCDGSFEGIACNEKGQVANISLQGKGLYGKVSPAIAGLKHLTGLYLHYNSLYGDIPSEIANLTELTDLYLNVNNLSGDIPPEIGNMGSLQVLQLCYNQLTGSIPTQLSSLKTLSVVAFQSNQLTGAIPASLGDLSMLRRLDLSFNRLFGSIPQKLADAPLLEVLDIRNNTLSGNVPPALKRLNEGFLYENNLELCGAGFYLLKACSASSSINPSRPEPFGTGTTRNIPETADLQLPCNQTPCSNSSKSHQASVVVGAIVVTIALLALAILTFTQYRRRKQKLGNAFDIVDSHLGDDLAKGVYRKNGSPLISLEYANGWDPLADGRNLNGFAQEVFQSFRFNLEEIETATQYFSEVNLLGKSNFSATYKGVLRNGSVVAVKSISKTSCKSDESEFLKGLNILTSLMHENIVTLRGFCCSRGRRECFLVYDFVPNGNLLRYLDVKDGDGHVLDWSTRVSIVKGIAKGIAHLHKCKGNKPPLVHQNISAEKVLIDQRYNPLLADSGLPNVLTNDIVFSALKASAAMGYLAPEYTTTGRFTEKSDVYAFGVLVLQVLSGKRKVTSLVQHGAESCKFQDFIDPNLHGKFFEYEATKLTRIAFLCTHDSPTERPSMEAIVQELSNFSSCF, encoded by the exons ATGGGTTCTAAGCTATTTCTCTTCTGCCTGCTTGTTCACTTCATGGACCAAACATGGGTGGCTGCTGCAAACACAGAGCTGAGAACACTCATGGACATTAAAGCGTCTCTAGACCCAGAGGGCAGGCATCTCTCTTCATGGAGAATCAATGGTGAGCCATGCGATGGTTCATTTGAAGGAATAGCGTGCAACGAGAAGGGCCAAGTAGCCAACATCTCCTTGCAAGGAAAGGGTTTGTATGGCAAGGTGTCTCCAGCCATTGCAGGCCTCAAGCACTTGACTGGACTATACTTGCATTATAACTCTTTGTATGGAGATATACCAAGTGAAATAGCCAACTTGACTGAGCTTACAGATTTGTACTTGAACGTAAATAATCTCTCCGGCGATATTCCTCCTGAGATCGGTAACATGGGCAGCTTGCAAG TGTTGCAGCTTTGTTATAACCAGTTAACAGGCAGCATACCCACCCAGCTTAGTTCTTTGAAGACGCTTAGTGTTGTTGCTTTCCAATCTAATCAACTCACTGGTGCAATCCCTGCAAGTTTAGGTGATCTGAGTATGTTAAGGAGACTAGATTTGAGCTTCAATCGCTTATTCGGTTCAATCCCGCAAAAATTAGCTGATGCTCCTCTTCTGGAAGTTTTAGACATTCGAAACAATACTCTGTCTGGCAATGTGCCTCCTG CTTTGAAGAGACTGAATGAAGGATTTCTATATGAAAACAATCTGGAGCTATGTGGAGCTGGGTTTTACTTGTTGAAGGCTTGCAGTGCTTCAAGTAGCATCAATCCTAGTAGACCTGAACCTTTTGGAACTGGTACAACAAGAAACATACCGGAGACAGCAGATTTGCAGCTGCCTTGCAACCAAACTCCGTGCTCAAATTCATCCAAATCTCATCAAGCATCTGTTGTTGTTGGTGCAATTGTTGTAACCATTGCATTGTTAGCTTTAGCTATTCTGACCTTCACACAATATCGGCGCAGAAAACAGAAGCTTGGAAATGCATTTGATATTGTTGACAGCCATCTTGGTGATGACCTGGCCAAGGGGGTTTATAGGAAGAATGGCTCTCCTCTCATTAGCCTCGAGTATGCAAATGGATGGGATCCACTGGCCGATGGTAGAAATCTCAATGGATTTGCTCAAGAAGTCTTCCAGAGCTTTAGGTTCAATCTTGAAGAGATTGAGACAGCCACTCAGTACTTCTCAGAGGTGAATTTGTTGGGCAAGAGTAACTTTTCTGCTACCTATAAAGGGGTTTTAAGAAATGGGTCTGTTGTTGCTGTAAAGAGCATCAGTAAAACTAGTTGCAAGTCAGATGAATCTGAGTTTTTGAAGGGACTAAACATTTTGACATCCTTGATGCATGAGAATATAGTAACTTTAAGAGGATTTTGCTGTTCAAGGGGCCGCAGGGAGTGCTTTCTCGTTTATGATTTTGTTCCCAATGGAAATTTGCTTCGCTATCTTGATGTGAAGGATGGTGATGGCCATGTCCTCGATTGGTCCACTAGAGTCTCTATTGTCAAGGGCATTGCCAAAG GTATAGCACATTTACACAAGTGCAAAGGGAACAAACCTCCTCTTGTTCACCAGAATATTTCGGCTGAGAAGGTGTTAATCGATCAGCGATACAACCCATTACTTGCAGATTCTGGCCTGCCAAACGTTCTTACCAATGACATTGTCTTCTCAGCCTTGAAGGCCAGTGCTGCCATGGGTTACCTGGCTCCAGAGTACACCACCACTGGTCGATTCACAGAGAAAAGCGATGTTTATGCATTTGGGGTGCTTGTTTTACAAGTCCTCTCTGGGAAGCGGAAAGTTACCAGCTTGGTCCAACATGGAGCTGAGTCATGCAAATTCCAAGACTTTATCGACCCAAACCTCCATGGAAAGTTCTTCGAATACGAAGCAACTAAACTCACAAGAATCGCTTTTCTTTGCACCCATGATTCTCCTACTGAGAGACCATCTATGGAAGCGATTGTCCAAGAATTAAGTAACTTTAGTAGTTGTTTCTAA